From Leopardus geoffroyi isolate Oge1 chromosome B4, O.geoffroyi_Oge1_pat1.0, whole genome shotgun sequence, a single genomic window includes:
- the NDUFA9 gene encoding NADH dehydrogenase [ubiquinone] 1 alpha subcomplex subunit 9, mitochondrial, translating into MAAAVHPRVVRALPMSRSFVTARAVAVFHGPPRRQLHHSLIPHGKGGRSSVSGVVATVFGATGFLGRYVVNRLGRMGSQVIIPYRCEAYDTMHLRPMGDLGQIIFLEWNGKDKDSIRRAVKHSNVVINLVGREWETKNFDFEDVFVKIPQAIAQVSKEAGVEKFIHVSHLNADIKSSSRYLRNKAVGEKEVRDAFPEAIIIKPSDIFGREDRFLNYFANIRWFGGVPLISLGKKTVKQPVYVVDVSKGIVNAIKDPDARGKSFAFVGPSRYLLFDLVQYVFAMAHRPFLPYPLPHFAYQWVARLFEMSPFEPWTTRDKVERLHVTDMVLPHLPGLEDLGIQATPLELKAIEVLRRHRTYRWLSSEIEDVKPAKTVTF; encoded by the exons GTTCTTTTGTTACTGCGAGAGCCGTAGCTGTGTTTCATGGCCCTCCTCGTCGCCAGCTTCATCATTCACTCATACCTCATGGGAAAGGTGGGCGTTCTTCAGTCAGTGGGGTTGTGGCCACTGTGTTTGGAGCAACGGGATTCTTGGGCCGATATGTTGTCAACCGCCTTG GACGTATGGGGTCACAGGTGATCATACCCTATCGGTGTGAAGCATATGACACCATGCACCTTCGTCCCATGGGTGACCTGGGTCAGATTATCTTTCTG GAATGGAATGGCAAGGACAAAGATTCTATCCGAAGAGCAGTGAAGCACAGCAATGTGGTCATTAATCTTGTTGGGCGAGAATGGGAAACCAA aaacttTGATTTTGAGGATGTTTTTGTGAAGATTCCCCAAGCAATTGCTCAAGTGTCCAAGGAAGCTGGAGTTGAAAAATTCATTCATGTTTCACATCTGAATGCTGATATTAAAAGCTCTTCTAGATATCTGAGAAATAAG GCTGTTGGAGAGAAGGAAGTGAGAGATGCCTTTCCGGAAGCCATTATCATAAAGCCGTCGGACATCTTTGGAAGAGAAGATAGATTCCTCAATTATTTTGCAA ATATCCGTTGGTTTGGTGGTGTACCTCTTATTTCCTTGGGCAAGAAGACAGTGAAACAACCAGTCTAT GTTGTAGATGTATCAAAAGGAATTGTTAATGCCATTAAGGATCCAGATGCCAGAGGgaaatcttttgcctttgttgG gcCCAGTCGGTACCTCCTTTTTGACCTGGTGCAGTATGTCTTTGCTATGGCTCACAGACCTTTCCTCCCGTACCCTCTGCCACATTTTGCCTATCA GTGGGTAGCACGACTCTTTGAAATGAGTCCGTTTGAGCCCTGGACAACGAGGGATAAAGTGGAGCGG CTTCACGTCACAGACATGGTATTGCCACACCTGCCCGGCTTGGAGGACCTCGGAATTCAGGCAACACCCCTGGAACTCAAGGCCATTGAGGTGCTGCGGCGCCATCGTACATACCGTTGGCTGTCGTCTGAAATTGAAGACGTGAAGCCGGCCAAGACTGTCACCTTCTAG